One genomic window of bacterium includes the following:
- a CDS encoding SprT family zinc-dependent metalloprotease — translation MISEKIKHSVSYGTNEIEFVLELCERKTIQIIVNPDSSVNVKAPSNKNIEEVLNRVKNRASWIMKQKRYFSFYKPDMPERKYISGESHRYLGKQYRLKFIKSVENQIKLQNGYLKVFTENRSDIEFTKTLLDEWYLSHAKIKFQQRLDFCYKKIKKHNIVSIPKLQIRKMTKRWGSCTSDGRIILNLDLVKAPSHCIDYVIIHELCHLKYRNHNADFFNLLLQLIPDWEKRKEKLEKIVFS, via the coding sequence ATGATCTCAGAAAAAATAAAGCATTCTGTAAGTTACGGGACTAACGAAATTGAGTTTGTGCTTGAATTATGTGAAAGAAAGACCATTCAAATTATTGTTAATCCCGATTCTTCTGTAAATGTTAAAGCACCAAGCAACAAAAATATTGAAGAAGTTCTTAACCGTGTAAAAAATCGTGCGTCATGGATCATGAAGCAAAAAAGATATTTTTCTTTTTACAAACCTGACATGCCGGAAAGAAAGTATATTAGCGGTGAATCTCACAGATACTTGGGTAAACAATATAGACTTAAATTTATAAAATCCGTAGAGAATCAAATTAAATTGCAAAATGGATATCTTAAAGTCTTTACAGAAAACCGATCGGACATTGAATTTACGAAAACGCTTTTAGACGAATGGTATTTAAGTCACGCTAAAATAAAATTTCAGCAGAGACTGGATTTTTGCTATAAGAAAATAAAAAAACATAATATAGTCAGTATTCCGAAATTACAAATAAGAAAAATGACTAAGCGCTGGGGCAGCTGTACTTCTGACGGAAGAATAATTTTAAACCTCGATCTTGTAAAAGCGCCCTCTCATTGCATTGATTATGTTATTATTCACGAATTATGTCATTTGAAATATCGTAACCATAATGCAGATTTTTTTAATTTATTATTACAATTAATACCCGATTGGGAAAAGCGAAAAGAAAAACTGGAAAAAATAGTCTTTTCATAA
- a CDS encoding helix-turn-helix transcriptional regulator produces MSKRFLKKLGTNIKYLRREKGLSQEQLAEKINKSRNYIGMIERAEANAPVLTLYSISKALEVKPKDLFDFD; encoded by the coding sequence ATGAGTAAACGTTTTTTAAAGAAATTGGGCACAAATATAAAATATTTGAGAAGAGAAAAAGGTCTCTCTCAAGAGCAGTTGGCTGAAAAAATAAACAAAAGCCGCAACTATATAGGAATGATTGAAAGAGCAGAAGCAAATGCCCCCGTGCTAACCTTATATTCCATTTCAAAAGCTCTTGAAGTTAAGCCAAAAGACCTATTTGACTTTGATTAG
- a CDS encoding tetratricopeptide repeat protein, whose translation MKKFLFLFLICMSLTLPGFAKDMTSSDYYNRGFNEGSSGKYTEAIADFTKAIQLNPNQANAYRFRGLCKTELKDRIGAIADYTKSIQLNSNDSDAYYLRGSSKGLLGKDLEAIMDYTKAIQLKPDNFIAYRSRGLSKEKLKDHKGAIADCTKAIQLKPNDALTYRLRGLSKSFLGDNAGTIADCTKAIQLNPNDTDTYYIRGASKIKLKDYTGGIADFTKAIQLNPDNADAYYKRGLSKSILKQYKGSIADLTQAKNLYLNQNNMKKNKEVLFFLNGVKIQAKQY comes from the coding sequence ATGAAAAAATTTCTTTTTTTATTCCTAATTTGTATGAGTTTAACTTTGCCCGGCTTTGCTAAAGACATGACTTCTTCTGATTATTATAATAGAGGATTCAACGAAGGCTCATCAGGTAAGTACACAGAAGCAATTGCAGATTTTACAAAAGCTATTCAGCTAAATCCCAATCAGGCTAATGCTTATAGATTTAGAGGATTATGCAAAACTGAACTAAAAGACCGTATAGGTGCGATTGCCGACTACACAAAGTCTATACAGTTGAATTCCAATGATTCTGATGCTTATTATCTCAGAGGAAGCAGTAAAGGACTATTAGGCAAGGACCTGGAAGCCATAATGGATTACACAAAGGCTATACAACTAAAGCCTGATAATTTTATTGCCTATCGCTCAAGAGGATTAAGCAAAGAAAAACTAAAAGATCATAAAGGCGCTATTGCTGATTGCACAAAAGCCATACAGCTAAAGCCAAATGATGCACTTACTTACCGATTAAGAGGGCTAAGTAAAAGCTTCTTAGGCGACAATGCGGGAACAATTGCCGACTGTACAAAGGCTATACAACTAAATCCTAATGATACTGATACTTATTATATTAGGGGTGCAAGTAAAATTAAATTAAAAGATTATACGGGAGGAATAGCCGATTTCACAAAGGCTATACAACTAAATCCTGATAATGCTGATGCTTATTACAAAAGAGGGTTAAGTAAATCGATATTAAAACAGTATAAAGGTTCTATTGCGGATTTAACGCAAGCCAAGAATTTATATTTAAATCAAAATAATATGAAAAAAAATAAAGAAGTTTTGTTTTTTTTAAATGGGGTAAAGATACAAGCAAAACAGTATTAA